The following proteins are encoded in a genomic region of Diadema setosum chromosome 10, eeDiaSeto1, whole genome shotgun sequence:
- the LOC140233839 gene encoding 3'-5' ssDNA/RNA exonuclease TatD-like, producing MDRVVATQDRGNTWKLALGIHPKNASTFTDQHCGDSLQVRAWTARFPHCYFGVSALVRSLSDPQRTAVREIPLDHLLLEIDAPHLAPHPGMHYNMLRFLGDMGRLVADIRGLPLAWLMAVTTANAQCLYGY from the exons ATGGACCGGGTGGTGGCGACTCAGGACAGGGGCAATACTTGGAAGCTCGCCCTGGGGATCCACCCCAAAAACGCCTCCACGTTCACCGACCAGCATTG TGGAGATAGCCTCCAGGTCAGGGCCTGGACGGCCCGATTTCCCCACTGCTATTTTGGGGTGTCAGCGCTTGTCCGGTCCCTGTCAGATCCCCAGCGGACAGCAGTGAGGGAGATCCCCCTAGACCATCTCCTGTTGGAAATCGATGCGCCCCACCTCGCCCCTCACCCCGGCATGCATTACAACATGCTACGCTTCCTGGGTGACATGGGCAGGCTGGTGGCCGACATCAGGGGTCTCCCTCTGGCCTGGCTGATGGCGGTGACAACCGCCAATGCCCAGTGTCTGTACGGGTATTAA